From a single Kitasatospora azatica KCTC 9699 genomic region:
- a CDS encoding Uma2 family endonuclease: MTAVPDWMIPPVEGFTAEDLDRLPDLPPHTELLDGSLVLVSPQKYYHMIAIDLLKDGLRAAAPPDFRVAREMTVTLGKFDRPEPDIMVVRASAVAARGQNSTFLPEDVLLAIEVVSPESVRRDRDIKPEKYARAGIPHFWRVEEDQRGRPVVYVFELEPASQTYIGVDVCHNRLKVTEPYSIDIDLTAIDTY; this comes from the coding sequence ATGACTGCCGTACCCGACTGGATGATCCCGCCGGTAGAAGGCTTCACCGCCGAGGATCTCGATCGCCTGCCCGACCTCCCGCCGCACACGGAGTTGCTCGACGGGAGCTTGGTGCTGGTGAGCCCGCAGAAGTACTACCACATGATCGCTATTGATCTGCTGAAGGATGGCCTGCGGGCTGCGGCGCCGCCGGACTTCCGTGTGGCACGCGAGATGACAGTGACACTGGGCAAGTTCGACCGCCCGGAGCCGGACATCATGGTGGTCCGGGCGTCAGCGGTGGCTGCACGAGGGCAGAACTCGACCTTCCTGCCCGAAGACGTGCTTCTCGCCATTGAGGTGGTCTCACCGGAGTCCGTCCGGCGAGACCGCGACATCAAGCCCGAGAAGTACGCCCGAGCGGGCATCCCGCACTTCTGGCGGGTTGAGGAAGACCAGCGAGGCCGACCTGTCGTCTACGTCTTCGAGCTGGAGCCGGCTAGCCAGACCTACATCGGGGTTGACGTCTGCCACAACCGACTCAAGGTCACCGAGCCCTACTCCATCGACATCGACCTCACCGCCATCGACACCTACTGA
- a CDS encoding threonine aldolase family protein, with protein MTDSPAVDPTAGPTLDPAVRRRLALRNSRRILSGERPLTIRERLTALAELDAADELPDFYAEGGAVARLEERVAALLGKEDAVYVPSGTMAQQIALRHGAELTGHDAVALHPMSHLERWERHAYSQLSGLRGLWPTDQPGHFTATELADLGQPFGTMTIELPLRDPGFLLPSWDELVELTAAARAAGARVHFDGARLWDTTPHFGKPLDEIAALADSVYLSLYKTLGSSHGAVLAGDAKLTAYARTWRHRHGGTLWQNWPAALGALAGLDQLLPRIPDYVTHAKLVAEALSTLPGARINPDPPHTHEFQLYLPHPAEALTAANLELAQTEHTWFASGWTDVAPGLAMTEISVRASGLEWTASDVAEAGRRVLGLAAQ; from the coding sequence ATGACCGACTCCCCAGCCGTCGACCCCACCGCCGGCCCCACCCTCGACCCGGCCGTCCGCCGCCGCCTCGCGCTGCGCAACAGCCGCCGCATCCTCAGCGGCGAGCGCCCGCTCACCATCCGTGAGCGCCTGACCGCCCTGGCCGAGCTGGACGCCGCGGACGAGCTGCCCGACTTCTACGCCGAGGGCGGCGCGGTGGCCCGGTTGGAGGAACGCGTCGCCGCCCTGCTCGGCAAGGAGGACGCGGTCTACGTCCCGAGCGGCACCATGGCCCAGCAGATCGCGCTGCGCCACGGCGCCGAGCTGACCGGCCACGACGCCGTCGCGCTGCACCCGATGAGCCACCTCGAACGCTGGGAGCGACACGCCTACAGCCAACTCAGCGGCCTGCGCGGACTCTGGCCGACCGACCAGCCGGGCCACTTCACCGCCACCGAACTCGCCGACCTGGGACAGCCGTTCGGCACCATGACGATCGAACTGCCGCTGCGTGACCCGGGCTTCCTACTGCCCAGCTGGGACGAGCTGGTCGAGCTCACCGCCGCAGCCCGCGCCGCCGGCGCCCGGGTGCACTTCGACGGAGCCCGGCTGTGGGACACGACCCCGCACTTCGGCAAGCCGCTTGACGAGATCGCGGCCCTCGCCGACAGCGTCTACCTGTCGCTCTACAAGACCCTCGGCAGCAGCCACGGCGCCGTCCTCGCCGGCGATGCCAAGCTCACCGCCTACGCCCGCACCTGGCGCCACCGGCACGGCGGCACCCTCTGGCAGAACTGGCCCGCCGCCCTGGGCGCCCTGGCCGGCCTGGACCAGTTGCTCCCCCGGATCCCCGACTACGTCACCCACGCCAAGCTGGTCGCCGAGGCCCTCAGCACCCTCCCCGGCGCCCGGATCAACCCCGACCCCCCGCACACCCACGAGTTCCAGCTCTACCTCCCCCACCCCGCCGAAGCCCTCACCGCCGCCAACCTCGAACTCGCGCAGACCGAGCACACCTGGTTCGCCTCCGGCTGGACGGATGTCGCTCCGGGCCTGGCGATGACCGAGATCTCGGTCCGGGCGAGCGGACTTGAGTGGACGGCGAGCGATGTGGCGGAGGCGGGACGGCGGGTGCTGGGGCTGGCCGCTCAGTAG
- a CDS encoding response regulator has product MTIRVLLVDDQPLLRVAFTLVLDSQPDLTVTGEAEDGAEAVRLAAEQQPDVVLMDVRMPGMDGIEATRRIVEESPDTKVLIMTTFDLDEYAFAGLRAGASGFLLKNAQPAELLSAIRSVAAGDAVVAPRITRRLLDQFASQLPADGGSPDRAEAAIEALTARERSVLVQVARGLSNAEVAAELYLAEATVKTHVSRILLKLGLRDRVQAVVFAYENRLVRPT; this is encoded by the coding sequence ATGACCATCCGCGTCCTGCTGGTGGACGACCAGCCGCTGCTCCGGGTCGCCTTCACCCTGGTGCTCGACTCGCAGCCCGACCTGACGGTCACCGGTGAGGCCGAGGACGGCGCCGAGGCGGTCCGGCTGGCCGCCGAACAACAGCCCGACGTGGTGCTGATGGACGTCCGGATGCCCGGCATGGACGGCATCGAGGCCACCCGGCGGATCGTCGAGGAGTCCCCCGACACCAAGGTGCTCATCATGACCACATTCGACCTCGACGAGTACGCCTTCGCCGGGCTGCGGGCCGGCGCCTCCGGCTTCCTGCTGAAGAACGCCCAGCCCGCCGAACTGCTCAGCGCGATCCGCAGCGTGGCCGCCGGGGACGCCGTGGTGGCGCCCCGGATCACCCGCCGCCTGCTGGACCAGTTCGCCTCCCAGCTGCCCGCCGACGGCGGCTCGCCGGACCGCGCGGAAGCCGCGATCGAGGCGCTGACCGCGCGTGAGCGCAGCGTGCTGGTCCAGGTCGCCCGCGGGCTGTCCAACGCCGAGGTGGCAGCCGAGCTCTACCTCGCCGAGGCCACCGTGAAGACCCATGTCAGTCGGATCCTGCTCAAACTGGGGCTGCGCGACCGGGTCCAGGCGGTGGTCTTCGCCTACGAAAACCGTTTGGTCCGGCCCACCTGA
- a CDS encoding sensor histidine kinase: protein MTSAELLPAALGRRFPGAARGLAALRAWRPSERHPTAVDFGGVLVLLTLTTAVHGLGAHPLTIALEVALILPLTFRRRYPLGVFSVIASVAFAQWLVSLWMHDPGMPADIAVLIALYTVAVKCPMRWTLPAYAVCELGVLLAAEGWRPEFPVPNPFEAFLRVVFFLSGGTTAALVLGLNVRARRAKLLALHERARELERQRDQQSALAVAEERSRIAREMHDIVTHNLSVMVALADGAVYANEHAPAKATAAMRQSAETGRQALTDMRRFLGVLRADEPDALRHPQPGLGQLAALAAQVRAAGLPTELRLSGDFAGISPGAQLTVYRLVQESLTNTLKHTAPGARAEVTVECTPGTVRVEVRDDGRALRPPAEPVNGAGHGLAGMRERAAAYGGSLTAGPLTGGGWRVSATLDVGIDSLPHPEQEPAP, encoded by the coding sequence ATGACTTCGGCCGAGCTGCTCCCGGCAGCCCTCGGGCGGCGCTTCCCCGGCGCCGCCCGAGGGCTGGCCGCGCTGCGCGCCTGGCGGCCGAGCGAGCGCCACCCCACCGCCGTGGACTTCGGCGGGGTGCTGGTGCTGCTCACCCTGACCACCGCGGTGCACGGTCTCGGGGCGCACCCGCTGACCATCGCGCTGGAGGTCGCGCTGATCCTGCCGCTCACCTTCCGGCGGCGGTACCCACTCGGCGTCTTCTCGGTGATAGCGAGCGTCGCCTTCGCGCAGTGGCTGGTCAGCCTGTGGATGCACGACCCGGGGATGCCCGCCGACATCGCCGTTCTGATCGCGCTCTACACGGTCGCCGTGAAGTGCCCGATGCGCTGGACCCTGCCCGCCTACGCGGTCTGCGAGCTGGGTGTGCTGCTGGCCGCCGAAGGCTGGCGGCCCGAGTTCCCGGTGCCCAACCCGTTCGAGGCCTTCCTTCGGGTGGTGTTCTTCCTCTCCGGCGGCACCACCGCCGCCCTCGTGCTCGGCCTGAACGTGCGGGCCCGGCGGGCCAAGCTGCTGGCCCTGCACGAGCGGGCCCGCGAGCTGGAGCGCCAGCGCGACCAGCAGTCCGCGCTGGCGGTCGCCGAGGAGCGCAGCCGGATCGCCCGCGAGATGCACGACATCGTCACCCACAACCTCTCGGTGATGGTGGCGCTCGCCGACGGCGCGGTCTACGCCAACGAGCACGCCCCCGCGAAGGCCACCGCCGCGATGCGCCAGTCCGCCGAGACCGGCCGGCAGGCGCTCACCGACATGCGGCGCTTCCTGGGCGTGCTGCGCGCCGACGAGCCGGACGCGCTGCGCCACCCGCAGCCGGGCCTCGGGCAGCTCGCCGCCCTGGCCGCCCAGGTCCGGGCCGCCGGGCTGCCCACCGAGCTGCGGCTGAGCGGCGACTTCGCCGGCATCTCGCCCGGCGCGCAGCTGACCGTCTACCGGCTGGTGCAGGAGTCGCTGACCAACACCCTCAAGCACACCGCGCCGGGTGCCCGGGCCGAGGTCACCGTCGAGTGCACGCCCGGGACGGTCCGCGTCGAGGTCCGCGACGACGGCCGCGCGCTGCGCCCGCCCGCCGAGCCGGTGAACGGCGCCGGCCACGGGCTGGCCGGAATGCGCGAGCGGGCCGCCGCCTACGGTGGCAGCCTGACCGCCGGACCGCTGACCGGCGGCGGCTGGCGGGTGTCGGCCACCCTGGACGTCGGCATCGACAGCCTCCCCCACCCCGAGCAGGAGCCCGCACCATGA
- a CDS encoding ABC transporter permease subunit, translating into MTTVTAIPAPSKSGGGVTLPRVVHSEWIKFRTLRSSYFTLLAAVVFMVGFGLLACYGAIDHLNHPEAHDRAFTIDAADRSLRGYLAAQLAVGVLGVLVVSGEYSTGMIRASLSAVPRRLPVLWAKAAVFGAVTLVVTTVTAFVAFFGGQAVLSSNNVQTTLSAAGVTRTVIGVGLYLTAVGLLAIGIGAMIRNTAGGIAAVFGTLLVLPALMEALPANWNSHISPYLPGAAGQAVATLHADPGTLAPWTGFAVICGYVAAALIGAAVVLKRRDA; encoded by the coding sequence ATGACCACCGTCACCGCCATCCCCGCCCCGTCCAAGTCCGGCGGCGGCGTCACGCTGCCCCGGGTCGTCCACTCCGAGTGGATCAAGTTCCGGACGCTGCGGTCGAGTTACTTCACCCTGCTGGCCGCCGTGGTGTTCATGGTCGGCTTCGGTCTGCTCGCCTGCTACGGCGCGATCGACCACCTGAACCACCCGGAGGCACACGACCGGGCCTTCACCATCGACGCGGCGGACCGCAGCCTGCGCGGCTACCTGGCGGCGCAGCTGGCCGTCGGCGTACTCGGGGTCCTGGTGGTCAGCGGCGAGTACAGCACGGGCATGATCCGCGCCTCGCTCTCCGCCGTCCCGCGCCGCCTCCCGGTCCTGTGGGCCAAGGCGGCGGTGTTCGGCGCGGTGACCCTGGTGGTGACCACCGTGACGGCCTTCGTCGCCTTCTTCGGCGGCCAGGCGGTGCTGTCCAGCAACAACGTGCAGACCACGCTGTCCGCCGCCGGCGTCACCCGCACCGTGATCGGGGTCGGGCTCTACCTGACCGCGGTCGGCCTGCTCGCGATCGGCATCGGCGCGATGATCCGCAACACCGCCGGCGGCATCGCCGCCGTCTTCGGCACCCTGCTGGTGCTGCCCGCCCTGATGGAGGCCCTGCCGGCCAACTGGAACAGCCACATCAGCCCGTACCTGCCCGGCGCCGCCGGCCAGGCGGTGGCCACCCTGCACGCCGACCCGGGCACCCTCGCGCCCTGGACCGGCTTCGCCGTGATCTGCGGCTACGTCGCGGCCGCGCTGATCGGCGCCGCCGTGGTGCTCAAGCGGCGAGACGCGTGA
- a CDS encoding ATP-binding cassette domain-containing protein: protein MIEAVGLTKRYGPKTAVQELSFSVRPGIVTGFLGPNGAGKSTTMRMLLGLDAPSAGHATVNGRRYADHAAPLREVGAMLEARAIHTGRSAFNHLLALAATHGIPRARVDEVIDLVGLREVARKRAGGFSLGMGQRLGIASALLGDPATLILDEPVNGLDPEGILWIRNLLKSLAAEGRTVLVSSHLMSEMALTAEHLIVIGRGRLIADTSVAEFTASASQGGVLVRTPDAAQLTELLTALPQVTVDADEDPQRLVVAGADSEQVGRLAAAHGVVLFELTPRQASLEEAFMELTRDAVEYEAAIAPAELVKEPVA from the coding sequence ATGATCGAAGCCGTCGGCCTCACCAAGCGCTACGGCCCCAAGACCGCCGTCCAGGAGCTGAGTTTCAGCGTCCGCCCCGGCATCGTGACCGGATTCCTCGGCCCCAACGGCGCCGGCAAGTCCACCACCATGCGGATGCTGCTGGGCCTGGACGCGCCCAGCGCCGGCCACGCCACCGTGAACGGCCGTCGGTACGCCGACCACGCCGCGCCGCTGCGCGAGGTGGGCGCGATGCTGGAGGCGCGCGCCATCCACACCGGCCGCTCCGCCTTCAACCACCTGCTGGCGCTGGCCGCCACCCACGGCATCCCGCGGGCCCGGGTCGACGAGGTGATCGACCTGGTCGGCCTGCGCGAGGTGGCCCGCAAGCGGGCCGGCGGCTTCTCACTCGGCATGGGCCAGCGCCTGGGCATCGCCTCGGCGCTGCTCGGCGACCCGGCCACGCTGATCCTGGACGAGCCGGTCAACGGGCTCGACCCCGAGGGCATCCTGTGGATCCGCAACCTGCTCAAGTCGCTGGCCGCCGAAGGCCGTACGGTGCTGGTCTCCTCACACCTGATGAGCGAGATGGCGCTGACCGCCGAGCACCTGATCGTGATCGGTCGCGGCCGGCTGATCGCGGACACCTCGGTGGCCGAGTTCACCGCCAGTGCCTCGCAGGGCGGGGTGCTGGTCCGCACCCCCGACGCCGCGCAGCTGACCGAACTGCTCACCGCGCTGCCGCAGGTGACCGTCGACGCGGACGAGGACCCGCAGCGGCTCGTCGTGGCGGGCGCCGACAGCGAGCAGGTCGGCCGACTGGCCGCCGCGCACGGGGTGGTGCTCTTCGAGCTGACGCCCCGTCAGGCATCGCTGGAGGAGGCGTTCATGGAGCTGACCCGGGACGCCGTCGAGTACGAGGCGGCCATCGCGCCGGCCGAGCTGGTCAAGGAGCCCGTCGCATGA
- a CDS encoding glycosyl hydrolase family 18 protein, giving the protein MLSRTVARETANTAGPAGKRRRPKSVAALAVGTSAALLLGASLALTSGGTASAAATNTTGAAATSGGIKVAYFDQWSVYGNAYYPKTVQDTGIAGKLDYMIYDFANIDPTTFKCFEATKAASQDDNNPNAGDGAADAFADYQKSYGADTSVDGVADTWNQPITGNFNQLKKLKAKNPNLKILMSIGGWTYSKFFSDAAATDSSRKNLVSSCIDMFIKGNLPVDAGFGGPGSAAGIFDGFDLDWEYPGGGGHTGNHSSAADKQNFTALLAEFRSELDAQGKADNKTYALSAAVGAGQDKIQNYETDKIGQYLTFLDVMTYDMHGAWDATGPTNHQAALYSDPNDPMTPVKPGSSKYSIDEAVKAWTVGDKEYGIPGGFPAKKINMGVPFYYRGWTGVPAGADHGLFQSATGPATGAAMSGNVNGIRMYKELNGFVDNPAQTYWDDTAKAAYFYDGTTFWSGENAKSIQAKADYLHCNGLGGSFAFSLYDLGTQTGLFDTMVTATNGSAANCPAPPTSSSPTTPVPTTPVPTTPAPTTPVPTTPVPTTPVPTTPAPGSCTAPSWSASAVYATAGTKVSWKGHYYTNKWWTTNEDPSLSGQWGVWADNGPC; this is encoded by the coding sequence ATGCTTTCTCGTACTGTCGCGCGGGAGACCGCGAACACCGCGGGGCCGGCCGGCAAGCGCCGCCGCCCCAAGAGCGTCGCGGCCCTGGCCGTCGGCACCAGCGCCGCACTGCTGCTCGGCGCCTCGCTCGCCCTGACCTCCGGCGGCACCGCCAGCGCGGCCGCCACCAACACCACCGGCGCTGCCGCCACCAGCGGCGGCATCAAGGTGGCCTACTTCGACCAGTGGTCGGTCTACGGCAACGCCTACTACCCCAAGACGGTCCAGGACACCGGCATCGCCGGGAAGTTGGACTACATGATCTACGACTTCGCCAATATCGACCCGACCACCTTCAAGTGTTTCGAGGCGACCAAGGCGGCGTCCCAGGACGACAACAACCCCAACGCCGGTGACGGCGCCGCCGACGCGTTCGCCGACTACCAGAAGTCCTACGGCGCGGACACCAGCGTGGACGGCGTGGCCGACACCTGGAACCAGCCGATCACCGGCAACTTCAACCAGCTGAAGAAGCTGAAGGCGAAGAACCCCAACCTCAAGATCCTGATGTCGATCGGTGGTTGGACCTACTCCAAGTTCTTCTCCGACGCGGCCGCGACCGACAGCTCGCGCAAGAACCTGGTCTCCTCCTGCATCGACATGTTCATCAAGGGCAACCTCCCGGTGGACGCCGGCTTCGGCGGTCCCGGCTCGGCGGCCGGCATCTTCGACGGCTTCGACCTGGACTGGGAGTACCCGGGCGGCGGCGGCCACACCGGCAACCACTCATCCGCGGCCGACAAGCAGAACTTCACCGCGCTGCTCGCGGAGTTCCGCTCCGAGCTGGACGCCCAGGGCAAGGCCGACAACAAGACCTACGCGCTGAGCGCGGCGGTCGGAGCCGGCCAGGACAAGATCCAGAACTACGAGACCGACAAGATCGGCCAGTACCTGACGTTCCTGGACGTCATGACCTACGACATGCACGGCGCCTGGGACGCGACCGGCCCGACCAACCACCAGGCCGCGCTCTACTCGGACCCGAACGACCCGATGACCCCGGTCAAGCCGGGCAGCTCCAAGTACTCGATCGACGAGGCCGTCAAGGCCTGGACGGTCGGTGACAAGGAGTACGGGATCCCGGGTGGCTTCCCGGCCAAGAAGATCAACATGGGTGTGCCGTTCTACTACCGCGGCTGGACCGGTGTGCCGGCCGGCGCCGACCACGGCCTGTTCCAGAGCGCGACCGGCCCCGCCACCGGTGCGGCCATGTCGGGCAACGTGAACGGCATCCGGATGTACAAGGAGCTCAACGGCTTCGTGGACAACCCGGCGCAGACCTACTGGGACGACACCGCGAAGGCCGCCTACTTCTACGACGGCACCACCTTCTGGAGCGGTGAGAACGCCAAGTCGATCCAGGCCAAGGCCGACTACCTGCACTGCAACGGCCTCGGCGGCTCGTTCGCCTTCTCGCTCTACGACCTGGGCACCCAGACCGGCCTGTTCGACACCATGGTGACCGCGACCAACGGCTCGGCCGCCAACTGCCCGGCCCCGCCGACCTCCTCCTCGCCCACCACCCCGGTCCCGACCACCCCCGTGCCGACGACTCCGGCGCCGACCACCCCCGTGCCGACCACGCCGGTCCCGACCACCCCGGTCCCGACCACCCCGGCCCCCGGCAGCTGCACCGCGCCGAGCTGGTCCGCCAGTGCGGTGTACGCCACCGCCGGCACCAAGGTCTCCTGGAAGGGCCACTACTACACCAACAAGTGGTGGACCACGAACGAGGACCCGAGCCTGAGCGGCCAGTGGGGCGTCTGGGCTGACAACGGCCCCTGCTGA
- a CDS encoding VOC family protein → MPVVSNPYTPGTPCWVDLMAPDLQAAIDFYRDLFGWQGEKGPEEFGGYAVLMLNDKPVAGIGPAMAMGDNPPPPTVWTTYLASNDADATAAKITANGGDLLFPVMDVGTVGRMLVAKDPTGAVFGVWQPVDFFGAQIVNEPGAVIWNELNTSDTKAATAFYGPALGIDLVPMEGMEGYLGLNVEGKVVGGAQSLENHPAGTPPHWATYFAVDDVDSTVDAAVRAGGSLIVPAMDTPVGRMGALSDPQGGVFWVIKPEMPEGS, encoded by the coding sequence ATGCCCGTGGTCAGCAACCCGTACACGCCCGGCACGCCGTGCTGGGTCGACCTGATGGCCCCTGACCTGCAGGCGGCCATCGACTTCTACCGCGACCTGTTCGGCTGGCAGGGCGAGAAGGGCCCCGAGGAGTTCGGCGGCTACGCGGTGCTCATGCTGAACGACAAGCCGGTGGCCGGCATCGGCCCGGCGATGGCGATGGGCGACAACCCGCCGCCGCCCACCGTCTGGACCACCTACCTGGCCAGCAACGACGCGGACGCCACCGCCGCCAAGATCACCGCCAACGGCGGTGATCTGCTCTTCCCGGTGATGGACGTCGGTACGGTCGGCAGGATGCTGGTGGCCAAGGACCCGACCGGCGCGGTCTTCGGCGTCTGGCAGCCGGTGGACTTCTTCGGCGCGCAGATCGTCAACGAGCCCGGTGCGGTGATCTGGAACGAGCTCAACACCAGTGACACCAAGGCCGCCACCGCCTTCTACGGCCCGGCGCTGGGCATCGACCTGGTGCCGATGGAGGGCATGGAGGGCTACCTCGGCCTGAACGTCGAGGGCAAGGTGGTCGGCGGCGCGCAGAGCCTGGAGAACCACCCGGCCGGCACCCCGCCGCACTGGGCCACCTACTTCGCGGTGGACGACGTGGACAGCACGGTGGACGCGGCCGTGCGGGCCGGCGGCTCGCTGATCGTCCCGGCGATGGACACCCCGGTCGGGCGGATGGGCGCACTCAGCGACCCGCAGGGCGGGGTCTTCTGGGTGATCAAGCCGGAGATGCCCGAGGGTTCCTGA
- a CDS encoding MarR family winged helix-turn-helix transcriptional regulator yields MSARKPAGQPASGAATELDITEQVAVYQREFPTVDPQVETIVSSLSRVARRMSVAYGRQLTVLGITSAEWEVLKALVVSGSPYRLGPGELAKRLGLTPAAMTHRIDRMVAEDLVTRERDEANRVRVIIELTGNGRDKWLESMRMAAVFEEELLQDVAPEERAVLSELLVRMLRRIEDGTP; encoded by the coding sequence ATGAGCGCACGCAAGCCCGCTGGCCAGCCCGCTTCAGGGGCCGCCACCGAGCTGGACATCACCGAGCAGGTGGCCGTCTACCAGCGGGAATTCCCCACCGTGGACCCCCAGGTGGAGACCATCGTGTCCTCCCTCTCCCGGGTCGCCCGGCGGATGTCGGTGGCCTACGGCCGGCAGCTGACTGTGCTGGGGATCACCAGCGCCGAGTGGGAGGTGCTCAAGGCGCTGGTCGTCTCCGGCAGCCCGTACCGGCTCGGCCCCGGCGAACTGGCCAAGCGGCTCGGCCTCACCCCCGCCGCGATGACCCACCGGATCGACCGAATGGTGGCCGAGGACCTGGTCACCCGGGAGCGCGACGAGGCCAACCGGGTCCGGGTGATCATCGAGCTCACCGGGAACGGCCGGGACAAGTGGCTGGAGTCGATGCGGATGGCGGCGGTCTTCGAGGAGGAACTGCTGCAGGACGTGGCACCCGAGGAGCGCGCGGTGCTCTCCGAGCTGCTGGTGCGGATGCTGCGCCGGATCGAGGACGGGACGCCCTGA